The proteins below are encoded in one region of Mycolicibacterium neworleansense:
- a CDS encoding type IV toxin-antitoxin system AbiEi family antitoxin domain-containing protein: MLEDFLRDQDGVITLAQAKQAGLSQQAVNRRVHSGRWLRCSRGVYFADDRPFTEAARIRASVWSLGPRATASGLAAAWWHGVTKYAPDDVEVTVPRVSNHSRRPGIRARRRDLDPRDVIERRGLRVTALPLTVVEAAARRGGGAKLMDSALQRHTELRDLWRAHLRNKGRHGSPAARILLIAAADGARSAAERLLIKLLREAGLTGWKANYRLGRYVIDVAFPAHRLAIETDGWAFHSDQEDFQKDRVKQNEIALTGWQVLRFTWLDLTEYPQRVIAEVRFAIECRSGAAASFRTGAAR; encoded by the coding sequence GTGCTTGAGGACTTTCTGCGAGACCAGGACGGGGTGATCACCTTGGCCCAAGCCAAACAGGCAGGGCTGAGCCAGCAGGCAGTGAACCGGCGGGTCCACTCTGGACGCTGGCTGCGCTGTTCACGCGGGGTGTACTTCGCCGACGACCGCCCGTTTACCGAGGCCGCAAGGATCCGCGCCTCCGTCTGGTCACTCGGTCCGCGGGCGACTGCCAGTGGCCTGGCTGCCGCGTGGTGGCACGGCGTGACCAAGTACGCCCCCGACGATGTCGAGGTCACCGTTCCAAGGGTGAGCAACCACTCGCGGCGGCCCGGCATCCGCGCTCGCAGGCGGGACCTCGACCCACGGGACGTCATCGAACGCAGGGGCCTGCGAGTGACCGCACTACCGCTGACCGTGGTCGAGGCCGCCGCCCGCCGAGGCGGCGGCGCCAAGCTCATGGATTCTGCCCTGCAGCGCCACACCGAACTGCGTGACCTGTGGCGGGCGCATCTGCGGAACAAGGGCCGGCACGGCTCCCCCGCCGCCCGGATATTGCTCATCGCCGCCGCCGACGGCGCGCGCTCGGCGGCCGAACGGCTGCTGATCAAGCTGCTCAGAGAAGCCGGCCTCACCGGCTGGAAGGCCAATTACCGCCTCGGCCGGTATGTCATCGACGTGGCTTTTCCGGCTCACAGGCTGGCGATCGAGACCGACGGTTGGGCGTTCCACAGTGATCAGGAGGATTTCCAGAAAGACCGGGTCAAGCAGAACGAAATCGCGTTGACGGGCTGGCAGGTGCTGCGGTTCACCTGGCTGGATCTGACCGAGTATCCGCAGCGGGTGATCGCCGAGGTCCGTTTCGCTATCGAGTGCCGCTCAGGCGCCGCAGCCAGCTTCCGAACGGGTGCCGCACGGTGA
- a CDS encoding DUF1707 SHOCT-like domain-containing protein, with protein sequence MDSGQHDHLRVSDAERAKVGHLLERAVAEGMITLDEFSERYDAALAARTRGELSAVVADLPMTLPAAQLPPEELRGWMSSIVRRGQWRVAPALHVKSRMCSTTLDFTSAVLPGPVVEVLLDDYCSSTELIVPASATADVNGVNAVAGSATVKVRSSPPSDQLHLIVRGRVRMGSVTVRHPFGSWLRRLSGTR encoded by the coding sequence ATGGACTCAGGCCAACATGACCATCTCCGAGTCTCAGACGCCGAACGCGCGAAGGTGGGGCACCTGCTCGAACGCGCGGTAGCCGAGGGCATGATCACGCTCGACGAATTCAGCGAGCGCTACGACGCGGCACTGGCCGCGCGCACCCGTGGCGAACTGTCAGCGGTCGTGGCGGACCTGCCGATGACGCTGCCGGCGGCACAGCTTCCGCCCGAGGAGCTGCGTGGCTGGATGTCGTCGATCGTGCGGCGCGGGCAATGGCGGGTGGCCCCCGCCCTGCATGTGAAAAGCCGGATGTGCAGCACCACGCTGGACTTCACCTCGGCGGTACTGCCTGGGCCGGTAGTCGAAGTCCTCCTCGACGATTACTGCAGCTCGACCGAGCTGATCGTGCCCGCATCGGCGACCGCAGATGTCAACGGCGTCAACGCTGTCGCAGGCAGCGCCACGGTCAAGGTGCGCAGCAGCCCGCCCTCAGATCAACTGCACCTCATCGTGCGCGGCCGCGTGCGGATGGGGTCGGTCACCGTGCGGCACCCGTTCGGAAGCTGGCTGCGGCGCCTGAGCGGCACTCGATAG
- a CDS encoding cytochrome P450: MAADLTDLDNFAAGFPHELFAAHRREAPVYWHPPTEHTPDAEGFWSVATHAETLAVLRDAETYSSVTGGDRPYGGTLLQDLSIAGQVLNMMDDPRHAEIRRLVSSGLTPRMIRRVEDDLRARTRRLLDGIEPGVGFDFLVDVAAELPMQMICILLGVPESERHWLFQAIEPQFDFGGSRSAAMAQLSAEEAGSRMYTYGSELIAEKRAEPTDDMLSVVANAKLDDSLLPLSEVELYLFFSLLFSAGAETTRNAVAGGLLALIENPSQMALLREDLTELPTAIEEMVRWTSPSPSKRRTATRAVTLGGCDIEPGQKVQVWEGSANRDSLVFSDADTFDITRKPNPHLGFGYGIHYCLGANLARLELRVLYEELLSRFSSAQLVKPVEWTRSNRHTGIRHMVVEFA, translated from the coding sequence TTGGCGGCCGACCTCACCGATCTGGACAACTTCGCTGCCGGATTCCCGCACGAGTTGTTCGCCGCGCACCGCCGCGAAGCCCCGGTGTACTGGCATCCGCCGACGGAACACACACCGGACGCCGAAGGCTTCTGGTCGGTGGCCACCCACGCCGAAACCCTTGCGGTACTGCGTGATGCGGAGACCTATTCGTCGGTGACCGGCGGAGATCGGCCCTACGGAGGCACCCTGCTGCAGGACCTGTCCATCGCCGGGCAGGTGCTCAACATGATGGACGACCCGCGACATGCCGAGATCCGTCGACTGGTCAGCTCCGGGCTCACCCCGCGGATGATCCGGCGGGTCGAAGACGATCTGCGCGCCCGCACCCGCCGGTTGCTCGACGGGATTGAGCCCGGTGTGGGGTTTGATTTCCTGGTCGACGTGGCCGCCGAGCTGCCGATGCAGATGATCTGCATCCTGCTGGGAGTGCCTGAATCCGAACGGCATTGGCTGTTCCAGGCGATCGAGCCGCAGTTCGACTTCGGCGGCTCGCGGTCGGCGGCCATGGCACAGTTGTCGGCCGAGGAGGCCGGCTCGCGGATGTACACCTACGGGTCCGAGTTGATCGCGGAGAAACGGGCCGAGCCGACTGACGACATGCTCTCGGTCGTGGCCAACGCAAAGCTGGACGACTCGCTGCTTCCCCTCTCTGAAGTGGAGCTGTACCTGTTCTTCAGCCTGCTGTTCAGCGCCGGTGCCGAGACCACGCGCAACGCCGTGGCGGGCGGGCTGCTGGCCCTGATCGAAAACCCTTCACAGATGGCGTTGTTGCGTGAGGATCTCACCGAACTGCCCACCGCGATCGAGGAGATGGTGCGCTGGACCTCGCCGTCACCGTCCAAACGCCGCACGGCGACCCGAGCGGTGACATTGGGCGGCTGCGACATCGAGCCCGGCCAGAAGGTCCAGGTCTGGGAAGGGTCGGCGAACCGGGACTCACTGGTGTTCTCCGATGCCGACACCTTCGACATCACCCGTAAGCCCAACCCGCACTTGGGTTTCGGCTACGGCATCCACTACTGCCTGGGCGCCAATCTGGCCCGGCTGGAGTTGCGGGTGCTGTACGAGGAACTGCTGTCCCGGTTTTCGTCGGCTCAGCTGGTCAAGCCCGTCGAATGGACCCGCAGCAACCGGCACACCGGCATCCGGCACATGGTCGTCGAGTTCGCCTAA
- the purB gene encoding adenylosuccinate lyase has translation MTIPNVLANRYASDEMVAIWSPEAKIVAERRLWLAVLRAQAELGVPVPDGVVDDYERVLENVDLPSIAARERVTRHDVKARIEEFNALAGHEHIHKGMTSRDLTENVEQLQIRRSLELVFAHGVAVVARLAERSVVYRDVVMAGRSHNVAAQATTLGKRFASAAEESLVALTRLRELIDRYPLRGIKGPMGTAQDMLDLFDGDTAKLAELERRVAQFLGFTEVFTSVGQVYPRSLDHDVLSALVQVGAGPSSLAHTIRLMAGHELVTEGFAPGQVGSSAMPHKMNTRSCERVNGLQVVLRGYASMAAELAGAQWNEGDVFCSVVRRVALPDGFFALDGQTETILTVLDEFGAYPAVIQRELDRYLPFLATTRILIAAVRAGVGRETAHEVIKEHAVAVALDMRERGMEPDLLDRLAADPRLPLDRAALEAALADKQAFTGAAGAQVDGVVAAVDELVSRYPEAAKYTSGAIL, from the coding sequence GTGACGATCCCGAATGTTCTGGCCAACCGCTACGCCAGCGACGAAATGGTCGCGATCTGGTCGCCGGAGGCCAAGATCGTCGCCGAACGCCGACTCTGGCTCGCCGTGCTGCGGGCACAGGCTGAGCTGGGCGTGCCCGTGCCAGACGGCGTCGTCGACGACTACGAGCGCGTCCTGGAGAACGTGGACCTGCCGTCGATCGCCGCGCGCGAACGCGTCACCCGCCACGACGTCAAGGCGCGCATCGAAGAATTCAACGCGCTGGCCGGCCACGAGCACATCCACAAGGGCATGACCAGCCGCGACCTCACCGAGAACGTCGAGCAGCTGCAGATCCGCCGCTCCCTCGAGCTGGTGTTCGCCCACGGGGTCGCGGTGGTGGCCCGGCTGGCCGAGCGTTCCGTCGTCTACCGCGACGTGGTGATGGCCGGCCGGTCGCACAACGTTGCCGCCCAGGCCACCACGCTGGGCAAGCGGTTCGCCTCGGCAGCCGAAGAAAGCCTGGTGGCCCTGACCCGGCTGCGTGAGCTGATCGACCGCTACCCGCTGCGCGGCATCAAGGGCCCCATGGGCACGGCCCAGGACATGCTCGACCTGTTCGACGGAGACACCGCCAAGCTCGCCGAGCTGGAGCGTCGGGTCGCCCAATTCCTGGGATTCACAGAAGTTTTCACCAGTGTCGGGCAGGTCTACCCGCGCTCGCTGGACCACGACGTGCTCTCCGCACTGGTGCAGGTGGGCGCCGGGCCGTCCTCGCTGGCACACACCATCCGGCTGATGGCCGGCCACGAACTGGTCACCGAGGGCTTCGCGCCCGGTCAGGTCGGCTCCTCGGCCATGCCGCACAAGATGAACACCCGTTCCTGCGAGCGGGTCAACGGCCTGCAGGTGGTGCTGCGCGGCTATGCCTCGATGGCCGCCGAACTGGCCGGGGCGCAGTGGAACGAGGGCGACGTGTTCTGTTCGGTGGTGCGCCGCGTCGCCCTGCCCGACGGGTTCTTCGCCCTCGACGGGCAGACCGAGACCATCCTGACCGTGCTCGACGAGTTCGGCGCTTACCCGGCCGTCATCCAGCGCGAACTGGACCGCTACCTGCCGTTCCTGGCCACCACTCGCATCCTGATCGCCGCGGTGCGGGCCGGGGTCGGCCGGGAAACCGCGCACGAGGTCATCAAGGAACACGCTGTCGCCGTCGCACTGGACATGCGTGAGCGCGGGATGGAGCCCGACCTGCTCGACCGGCTCGCCGCCGACCCGCGGCTGCCACTGGACCGGGCCGCCCTGGAAGCCGCGCTGGCCGACAAGCAGGCATTCACCGGCGCCGCCGGCGCGCAGGTCGACGGAGTCGTCGCCGCCGTCGACGAACTCGTCAGCCGCTACCCGGAAGCCGCCAAGTACACCTCGGGCGCCATCTTGTGA
- the relZ gene encoding bifunctional ribonuclease/(p)ppGpp synthase gives MYFVGLDLAWGEKNQTGVAAIDSGGRVLHVGVAQDDDEIAATIEPYVSGDCLVAIDAPLIVENSTGHRPCERDLNRDFQRFDAGARPAFTERPEFKHPRGARIASALGLDMDPSSASNRRAIEVYPHPASIVLFGLDKTLKYKRGTFGDRQRELLKLMTFIEELDTATPRLRANRNVNWVELRRRIEAATRPGQLDRDEDPVDALLCAYIALYWYHRPEDVTIYGDFASGYIVTPSLPADRLPRPRPAPVRQAAPSKAVAEYAARRPDLVAATEQYLKLVTGLLDEAGINYLSITARTKSVDSFAMKANRRAVDGTPMYSDPLVEITDQVGLRVITYLREDVDAVANLLAEEMRLLDDQDMGLQTARQGRWGYASRHLLFGVEGEQYPASIQVRTVLQHAWAEFEHDVRYKGSIPAEHVSELDRRFTLAAGLLELADREFTEIRERLRQTMTDEGEVEPPGFARDARIPTPVLATYLGNRFPDAGWSRTDHYGWISGLLLELGITSLDALTGVLDSVDTDEINRLMDYRYPPGAVRRLDDALLAVFGDRYIGLDGNAHRIPLLQNRIEKLRKEL, from the coding sequence ATGTACTTCGTCGGACTCGACCTCGCGTGGGGCGAGAAGAACCAGACGGGTGTGGCCGCGATCGACTCCGGTGGGCGGGTGCTCCACGTCGGGGTGGCGCAGGACGACGACGAAATCGCGGCGACCATAGAGCCGTACGTCAGCGGCGACTGCCTGGTCGCCATCGACGCGCCCCTCATCGTGGAGAACTCGACGGGCCACCGGCCGTGCGAGCGGGATCTCAACCGCGACTTCCAGCGGTTCGACGCCGGGGCGCGGCCGGCCTTCACCGAGCGTCCGGAGTTCAAGCATCCGCGTGGCGCGCGGATCGCGTCGGCGCTGGGCCTGGACATGGATCCGTCATCGGCGTCGAACCGGCGGGCGATCGAGGTCTACCCGCACCCGGCGAGCATCGTGCTGTTCGGCTTGGACAAGACGCTCAAGTACAAGCGCGGTACCTTCGGCGACCGGCAGCGCGAACTGCTGAAGCTGATGACGTTCATCGAGGAACTCGACACCGCTACGCCTCGGCTGCGGGCGAACCGCAATGTCAACTGGGTGGAGCTGCGTCGGCGGATCGAGGCCGCCACCCGGCCCGGGCAGCTGGACCGCGACGAGGATCCCGTCGACGCGCTGCTGTGCGCCTACATCGCGTTGTACTGGTACCACCGGCCCGAGGACGTGACGATCTACGGCGACTTCGCCTCGGGCTACATCGTGACCCCGTCGCTGCCCGCGGACCGGCTTCCCCGGCCGCGTCCCGCACCGGTGCGCCAGGCCGCACCTTCCAAGGCGGTCGCCGAGTACGCGGCCCGGCGCCCCGACCTGGTGGCCGCCACCGAGCAGTACCTCAAGCTGGTCACCGGACTGCTCGATGAGGCCGGCATCAACTACCTGAGCATCACGGCCCGCACCAAGAGCGTCGATTCGTTCGCCATGAAGGCCAATCGCCGGGCTGTCGACGGCACGCCGATGTACAGCGACCCGCTGGTGGAGATCACCGATCAGGTGGGCTTGCGGGTCATCACCTATCTGCGTGAGGACGTCGACGCGGTGGCCAACCTGCTGGCCGAGGAGATGCGGCTGCTCGACGACCAGGACATGGGTCTGCAGACCGCCCGTCAGGGCCGGTGGGGGTACGCGAGCCGGCATCTGTTGTTCGGGGTCGAGGGCGAGCAGTATCCGGCGTCCATCCAGGTGCGCACCGTCTTGCAGCACGCATGGGCCGAGTTCGAGCACGACGTGCGGTACAAGGGCTCGATACCGGCTGAGCATGTGAGCGAGCTGGACCGCCGCTTCACCTTGGCCGCCGGCCTGCTGGAATTGGCCGACCGTGAGTTCACCGAGATCCGGGAACGGTTGCGGCAGACCATGACCGACGAAGGGGAGGTAGAACCCCCGGGGTTCGCCAGGGACGCGCGCATCCCCACCCCGGTGCTGGCCACCTATCTGGGCAACCGCTTCCCCGACGCCGGCTGGTCACGCACGGACCACTACGGCTGGATCTCGGGTTTGCTGCTCGAACTCGGCATCACCTCACTGGATGCGCTGACGGGCGTGCTGGATTCGGTGGACACCGATGAGATCAACCGGCTGATGGATTACCGGTACCCGCCGGGTGCGGTGCGCCGCCTCGATGACGCGTTGCTGGCCGTGTTCGGTGACCGCTACATCGGGCTGGACGGCAATGCACACCGGATCCCGTTGCTGCAGAACCGGATCGAAAAGCTGCGTAAAGAGCTCTAG